The region tattattattattattattaccaaagCGCATTGCTGCGGAACCCCTAAATTAGGTGTCGTTGATCGCTGTCGAGCAATCGATCCCGAACTCGTTTCTAGACCGCCgggattgtgaaaaaaaaatgcgcATAAAATTTATTTTGGCAATTCATAGCGTGGCCATATTATTATAAAATGCCGTTTCTCGTGCTTACTGTTCAATAATCACACAAGATGGCGCTCTTAACTGTATTCAGTGATGTTGTATAGTTGCTAAAGCTCTCGGGTACTGCTGTCTTTCTGTCGCAGTTTCACTTTTAACTCAAGCAGGTATAATTTCAGTAATCTAGCTGCGCAGTGCGGTGTCGCCCTAACCAGGAAGCGCTGATGCCCAGCTCGTGTagaagttattatatatatatatatattatatattattattattatttatttcttagcagacgcccttatccagggcgacttacaatcgtaagcaaatacatttcaagaatcacagtacaagtaataatacaattaagagcaagataaatacaatgactttggttcaagcaagtacaagtgtgacaaaatacaattcaataatacagcagataatagttacaccaggatatgattaaatacaaaatactacagattaaacatttggcagattacagtactctgaagtacaggattaaatgcagtaaaatagggagcagataagagcaagtaaagcgcatttaaggaagggtgataaagtgtccagagggaaaaacagaggagtttctacaggtgctgtctgaagaggtggtTTAAATCGCCACCCAGCAACGTGCGTCGCTAGCACGTCCGGTGCCATGTTGGGCATATTGTTTactggtgggttttttttttttcaatttctagTGCCTTCTCAGCTCAGTTGGAAGTTGTCAGCCTTTTCTCGGCACACGCAACGCCCCGTTCCGCTTCTCTCATCCCCCACCCGCACAGCGATGCGATGCAAACAgcgtatccagggcgacttgcagttgttacaaaatgtcacgttacaaagtatcgcattcccagggcagcggtgtggagtagtggtcagggctctggactcttgaccggagggtcgtgggttcaatcccaggtgggggggacactgctgctgtacccttgagcaaggtactttacctagattgctccagtaaaaacccaactgtataaaattgtgtgtaaaaaataacgtgtaaaaatctctctctctctcaattcaattcaatggtgctttattggcatgacttataagagcaggtgttgccaaagcaattatacagcacgtgtgtatatatacattgcATCCTGGTCGCGGTGCATTGTGGGGGCTGTAGTCTCCTGGCAGTGATGTGTTGTGGGGGTTGTAGTCCTGCAGttcctaggaggctgtgtggtccagtggttaaagaaaagggcttgtaaccaggaggtccccggttcaaaccccacctcagccatatatatatatttataatctgtatctctgtctctctctctatagtTTCTGTATATGTGGGCGTGTTATATAATTGCTCAGTTACctatcctcctctctctcctccccctctccctctctctttctcctccccGCTCTCCCTaacctccctctctctttctcctcccccttctctccccgctctccctatcctccctctctctttctcctcccttctctcccctctcccctctctctcccctctccccgctctccctatcctccctctctctttctcctcccctctctccccctctcccctctccccgctctccctatcctccctctctctttctcctcccctctctcccctctctcccccttctctcccctcccctcccctctcccccttctctcccctctcccctctctctccccctctcccctctctctcccctctccccgctctccctatcctccctctctctttctcctcccctctctccccctctcccccccctcccctcccctctcccccttctctcccctctcccctctctctccccctctcccctctctctcccctctccccgctctccctatcctccctctctctttctcctcccctcccctcccctctcccccttctctcccctctctccccctctctcccccttctctcccctctccccgctctccctatcctcctctctcccccttctctcccctctctctccccctcccctctcccccttctctcccctctcccccttctctccccgctctccctctctcccctctcccccttctccccctctctcccccttctctccccgctctccctctctccccctctctcccccttctctcccctctcccccttctctccccgctctccctccctccccctctcccctcccctctcccccttctctcccctctccccgctctccctatcctccctctctctttctcctcctctctctccccctctctcccccttctctcccctctccccgctctccctatcctcctctctcccccttctctcccctctctccccctctctcccccttctctcccctctccccgctctccctatcctcctctctcccccttctctcccctctctctccccctcccctctcccccttctctcccctctcccccttctctccccgctctccctctctcccctctcccccttctccccctctctcccccttctctccccgctctccctctctccccctctctcccccttctctcccctctcccccttctctccccgctctccctccctccccctctcccctcccctctcccccttctctcccctctccccgctctccctatcctcctctctcccccttctctcccctctctccccctctctcccccttctctcccctctccccgctctccctatcctcctctctcccccttctctcccctctctctccccctcccctctcccccctctcccccttctctccccgctctccctctctcccctctcccccttctccccctctctcccccttctctccccgctctccctctctccccctctctcccccttctctcccctctcccccttctctccccgctctccctccctccccctctcccctcccctctcccccttctctcccctctccccgctctccctatcctcctctctctcccctctcccctctctctcccctctcccctctcctcccctctcccccttctctcccctctcccctctcctcccctctcccctctctctcccctctctcccccttctctcccctctcccctctctctcccctctccccgctctccctatcctccctctctctttctcctcccctctctcccccttctccccctctctccccgctctctctcccctctcccctctctctcccaggTTATGTTCGGATCCTCTTCGCTGTCGTCTCGTTGTATTTCATGCCCAGCAGCCCCCTGCTCGCCTCGGCCTTCTACCTGCTGAGCACAGTGCTGGATGACCTGGACGGGTACGCTGCCCGCCGGCTGCACCAAGGTCAGAGTCCCCGCCTGGCAGTGAGGCATTCTGGGAGCTTCAGTCTTGTACTTTCCAATCGCTCTGTATTTCCTCTCCGAGACCCAGTTTGGGGATGATGCTggacatgctgctgcattgtgggGGCTGTAGTCTCCTGGTCACGGTGCATTGTGGGGGCTGTAGTCTCCTGGCAGTGATGCGTTGTGGGGGTTGTAGTCCTGTAGTTTCTAATGGCTCTATATTTCCTCACTCAGAGACCCAGTTTGGGGATGATGCTggacatgctgctgcattgtgggGGCTGTAGTCTCCTGGTCGCGGTGCATTGTGGGTGTTGTAGTCCTGCAGTTTCTAATGGCTCTTTATTTCCTCTCTCAGAGACCCAGTTTGGGGATGATGCTggacatgctgctgcattgtgggGGCTGTAGTCTCCTGGTCGCGGTGCATTGTGGGGGATTGCAGTCTCCTGGCAGTGATGCGTTGTGGGGGTTGTAGTCTCCTGGTTGCGGTGCATTGTGGGGGACTACAGTCTCCTGGTCGCGGTGCATTGTGGGGGATGTAGTCTCTGAGCAGTGATGCATTGTGGGGGTTGTAGTCCTGTAGTTTCTAATGGCTCTATATTTCCTCACTCAGAGACCCAGTTCGGGGTGATGCTggacatgctgctgcattgtgggGGCTGTAGTGTCCTGGTCGCGGTGCATTGTGGGTGTTGTAGTCCTGCAGTTTCTAATGGCTCTTTATTTCCTCTCTGAGACCCAGTTCGGGGTGATGCTggacatgctgctgcattgtgggGGCTGTAGTCGCATGGTCGCAGTGCATCGTGGGGGCTGTAGTCTCCTGGCAGTGATGCGTTGTGGGGGTTGTAGTCCTGCAGTTTCTAATGGCTCTGCGTTTCCTCTTTCAGAGACGCAGTTCGGGGCGATGCTGGACATGCTGACTGACCGCTGTGCCACCATGTGCCTGCTGGTCAACCTGTCCATGCTCTACCCACAATGCACCATGCTCTTCCAGCTCAGCATGACCATCGACGTGGCCAGCCACTGGATACACCTGCACAGGTACGAgactgctgtgtgtttgtgtgtgtctgtctgtctgactttaTCACACTGACATCATTAACACAgatctctcctcctcccccctctctccccctctctcctcttccccctatcccccctctccccctctcccctcccctctctccccctctctcctcagctccatgATGAAAGGAAGCTCCAGTCACAAGACCATTGATCTGTCCGGGAATCTGCTGCTGAGACTCTACTACACATCCCGGGTACaaaacaaccccccaccccaaaaccccaaccccccccccccccctcacccccaccccccccctcctcccctcctcctcctccccctcaccccctctctcatgtctctctctctctggtagcCCGTTCTGTCTCTGATGTGCGTCGGCAACGAGCTCTTCTACTGCATGCTGTACCTGCTGAGCTTCTATGAGGGCCCAAGAAGTGAGGCACAGTGCAGCGCACTGCAATACAGCGCACTGCAATACAGCGCACTGCAATACAGCGCACTGCAGTACAACACACTGCAATACAGCGCACTGCAGTACAGCACACTGCAATACAGCGCACTGCAATACAGCGCACTACAATACAGCACACTGCAATACAGCGCACTGCAGTACAGCGCACTACAATACAGTGCACTGCAATACAGCGCACTGCAGTACAGCGCACTGCAGTACAGCACACTGCAGTACAGCACACTGCAATACAGCGCACTGCAGTACAGCGCACTGCAGTACAGCACACTGCAGTACAGCACACTGCAATACAGCGCACTGCAATACAGCGCACTGCAATACAGCGCACTGCAGTACAGCACACTGCAATACAGCGCACTGCAATTCAGCACACTGCAGTACAGCACACTGCAATACAGCGCACTGCAATACAGCGCACTACAGTACAGCGCACTGCAATACAGCACACTGCAGTACAGCGCACTGCAATACAGCACACTGCAATACAGCGCACTGCAATACAGCACACTGCAATACAACACAGTGCTTTATACTATCATGTAGTTCAGTTCAATACAATGCATTGCAATCCAATcccttcatctctctctctctctccccccctccctctctccccctctttctttctctctctctctctctctctctctctctctctctctctctctctctctctccctctccccccccccccctctctcagtGGGATTCCTGCCGGCCGGATTATTCCGGTGTGTGTTCTGGCTGAGCGTTCCGATCGCGGTTCTGAAACTCGTCATCAGCCTCCTTCACCTGGTCACAGCGTCGCGAAACATTGCAGCCATCGACACAGCCGAGCGCAAGAAGAGACTGGAAACTGCACAGtgaggagcgagagagacagaggagagaggagagagagacagaggagagaggagagagagacagaggagaggagagagagacagaggagaggagagaggagagaaagatctgggtcattgctggagccacagtccagtataatatataaaactatggctattgaaacttaGGGGGAGtgtctgaatcattgcaggagccacagtccagtataatatataaaacaatggctattgaaactcagaggggctgtctgaatcattgctggagccacagtccagtataatatataaaactatggctattgaaactcaggggggctatCTGAATCATTGctagagccacagtccagtataatatataaaactatggctattgaaactcagaggGGCTGTCTGAATAATttctggagccacagtccagtataatatataaaactatggctactGAAACTCAGGGGGagtgtctgaatcattgctggagccacagtccagtataatatataaaactatggctattgaaactcagggggagtgtctgaatcattgctggagccacagtccagtataatatataaaactatggctattgaaactcagaggggctgtctgaatcattgctggagccacagtccagtataatatataaaactatggctattgaaactcaggggggctgtctgaatcattgctggagccacagtccagtataatatataaaactatggctattgaaactcagaggGGCTGTCTGAATAATttctggagccacagtccagtataatatataaaactatggctactGAAACTCAGGGGGagtgtctgaatcattgctggagccacagtccagtataatatataaaactatggctattgaaactcagggggagtgtctgaatcattgctggagccacagtccagtataatatataaaactatggctattgaaactcagggggactgtctgaatcattgctggagccacagtccagtataatatataaaactatggctattgaaactcagggggactgtctgaatcattgctggagccacagtccagtataatatataaaactatgactattgaaactcagggggactgtctgaatcattgctggagccacagtccagtataatatataaaactatggctattgaaactctagaggggctgtctgaatcattgctggagccacagtccagtataatatataaaacgatggctattgaaactcagggggactgtctgaatcattgctggagccacaatccagtataatatataaaactatggctattgaaactcaggggggctgtctgaatcattgctggagccacagtccagtataatatataaaactatggctattgaaactcaggggggctgtctgaatcattgctggagccacagtccagtataatatataaaactatggctattgaaactcaggggggctgtctgaatcattgctggagccacagtccagtataatatataaaactatggctattgaaactcaggggggctgtctgaattattgctggagccacagtccagtataatatataaaactatagctattgaaactcaggtgggactgtctgaatcattgctggagccacagtccagtataatatataaaactatggctattgaaactcagggggactgtctgaatcattgctggagccacagtccagtataatatataaaactatgactattgaaactcagggggactgtctgaatcattgctggagccacagtccagtataatatataaaactatggctattgaaactctagaggggctgtctgaatcattgctggagccacagtccagtataatatataaaactatggctattgaaactcaaggggactgtctgaatcattgctggagccacagtccagtataatatataaaactatggctattgaaactcagggggactgtctgaatcattgctggagccacagtccagtataatatataaaactatggctattgaaactcaggggggctgtctgaatcattgctggagccacagtccagtataatatataaaactatggctattgaaactcaggggggactgtctgaatcattgctggagccacagtccagtataatatataaaactatggctattgaaactcagggggagtgtctgaatcattgctggagccacagtccagtataatatataaaactatggctattgaaactcagggggactgtctgaatcattgctggagccacagtccagtataatatataaaactatggctattgaaactcagaggggctgtctgaatcattgctggagccacagtccagtataatatataaaactatggctattgaaactcaggggggactgtctgaatcattgctggagccacagtccagtataatatataaaactatggctattgaaactcaggggggactgtctgaatcattgctggagccacagtccagtataatatataaaactatggctattggaACTCAgaggggctgtctgaatcattgctggagccacagtccagtataatatataaaactatggctattgaaactcagggggggctgtctgaatcattgctggagccacagtccagtataatatataaaacgatggctattgaaactcagggggggctgtctgaatcattgctggagtcacagtccagtataatatataaaactatggctattgaaactcagggggactgtctgaatcattgctggagccacagtccagtataatatataaaactatagctattgaaactcaggtgggactgtctgaatcattgctggagccacagtccagtataatatataaaactatggctattgaaactcagggggggctgtctgaatcattgctggagccacagtccagtataatatataaaacgatggctattgaaactcagggggggctgtctgaatcattgctggagccacagtccagtataatatataaaactatggctattgaaactcagggggactgtctgaatcattgctggagccacagtccagtataatatataaaactatggctattgaaactcagggggactgtctgaatcattgctggagccacagtccagtataatatataaaactatggctattgaaactcaggggggggctgtctgaatcattgctggagtcacagtccagtataatatataaaactatggctattggaACTCAgaggggctgtctgaatcattgctggagccacagtccagtataatatataaaactatggctattggaACTCAgaggggctgtctgaatcattgctggagccacagtccagtataatatataaaactatggctattgaaactcagggggggctgtctgaatcattgctggagccacagtccagtataatatataaaacgatgcctattgaaactcagggggggctgtctgaatcattgctggagtcacagtccagtataatatataaaactatggctattgaaactcagggggactgtctgaatcattgctggagccacagtccagtataatatataaaactatagctattgaaactcaggtgggactgtctgaatcattgctggagccacagtccagtataatatataaaactatggctattgaaactcagggggggctgtctgaatcattgctggagccacagtccagtataatatataaaactatggctattgaaactcagggggactgtctgaatcattgctggagccacagtccagtataatatataaaactatggctattgaaactcagggggactgtctgaatcattactggagccacagtccagtataatatataaaactatggctattgaaactcaggggggctgtctgaatcattgctggagccacagtccagtataatatataaaactatggctattgaaactcaggtgggactgtctgaatcattgctagagccacagtccagtataatatataaaactatggctattgaaactcagggggagtgtctgaatcattgctggagccacagtccagtataatatataaaactatggctattgaaactcagggggactgtctgaatcatttctggagccacagtccagtataatatataaaactatggctattgaaactcaagGGTTTGGGCTCTAgcgccttcatcagcgttattgtaactaaactgagtcaagcagaccagcgtttgggctctagctAGCCTCACTTATCTTTCCACTTTCCACCAGAAGCCGTCGATACGATTAGGGGCTTGTTATGCACACTTTGGCTCACTTTATtcctgaaattattttatttcaatgttttataatttctatttttatatatatatataagtcgcCGGTGGTGGGAGGTTCTTGTTGTGCCTGGGCGTCGACGTCACGTCCGGTTTGCGTGCTGATTCGCCGGCGCTCGAAATTCAAAAAGAAGAAGGGAAGGCTCGAGACGGacgtgtgttttaaaaaaataaaattaaaataaaacaaacaagctgtGTTTAAAAACAACTTTTCACTGAACAAATATCACATACAGCCGGGAATAAACGAGGAGATTCGGGATATCCGGACGAGGGGGGATTTTAAAGGTAAGTTTGCGAATCGAGAGTATATTCTATATAACGGCTCCGGCCTTTCTCAAGCGTTTCAGTTTTCATTTCTCGATATTTTAAAATTTATATTTCATGAATATTGGAGCTGTTCAACAAACGAATCGTCGTAATTGAgaataaactttttttaattattgatttaaaaaaaacttgtagaggttatatatatatataatgaggcacgttactggatcctccgCTTATGCACTAttaagtgtttatatatatatatatatatatctctctatatatatatatatatatatatatatatatatatatatatatatatataatgtgtgtgtgtgtagatagagagagagagagagagagagagatagatagatgtaTATAACATTAACATTGGACCAGCTGGAAAATGCAAAAAcgaagcttttattattattattattattattattattattattattattattattgataaaaaACTTGTAGAggttatatatataatgaggcacgttactggatcctccgCTTATGCACTAttaagtgtttgtgtgtgtgtgtatatatatatatatatatatatatatatatatatatatatatatgtgtgtgtagatagagacagagatagatatagatgtaTATAACATTAACATTGGACCAGCTGGAAAATGCAAAAACGAAGCGTTTTTTTTAAGTGTTGGCTTCATGCTAACATtgtatttttacagtttcttttctGTTAATGGTTTTTAATTCCAGTTTATCAGTTTGAGTCACCGCGTGTATAATTATAcgacttttttttactttcctgTGTTTTTTATAATGCGTTTTTAATTTTTGATTTAGTTTCGGCAGGGCAATATTCTCaaacctgtttttaaaatgtgtttttttttcttaaataatacaTAATCGTCACCTAAGTGTTCTTGAAAAGCACGACGTTTTTCTAACTTGCAAAAcgcatttgttgttattgttgttattattattattattattattattattattattattattattatttttcttagcagacacccttatccagggcgacttacagttgttacaagatatcacattatttttacatacaaatacatttatttttatcatttgattTAGTTGAcaaataatcaatcaatctttattttatatagcgcctttcattattattattattattattaatttcttagcagactcccttatccagggcgacttacaattgttacaagatatcacattatttttacatacaattccccatttatacagttgggtttttactggagcaatctaggtaaagtaccttgctcaagggtacagcagcagtg is a window of Acipenser ruthenus unplaced genomic scaffold, fAciRut3.2 maternal haplotype, whole genome shotgun sequence DNA encoding:
- the LOC131733451 gene encoding CDP-diacylglycerol--inositol 3-phosphatidyltransferase-like; translation: MKDVSIFLFVPNLIGYVRILFAVVSLYFMPSSPLLASAFYLLSTVLDDLDGYAARRLHQETQFGAMLDMLTDRCATMCLLVNLSMLYPQCTMLFQLSMTIDVASHWIHLHSSMMKGSSSHKTIDLSGNLLLRLYYTSRPVLSLMCVGNELFYCMLYLLSFYEGPRMGFLPAGLFRCVFWLSVPIAVLKLVISLLHLVTASRNIAAIDTAERKKRLETAQ